In Motilibacter aurantiacus, the sequence GCTCTGCGAGAACGCCCTCCAGTCCCCCGCGCCCGGCGGTGGCGGCGGGCTCGGTGTCGACGGCGGCATGGCCGACCTGATGCTCGTCCCCGACGCCCGCCACCTGGTGCCGCTGCCCGAGGGGCTCGAGCCGGCCACCGCCGCACCTCTCACCGACGCCGGGCTCACGCCCTATCACGCCGTGCGCCGGTCCTGGCCCAAGCTCCCTCCGGGCAGCTTCGCCGTCGTCATCGGAGTCGGCGGGCTGGGCCACGTGGCGGTGCAGATCCTCAAGGCCACCACGGCCACGACCGTCATCGCGGTCGACCGGCGGCCGGAGGCGCTCGAGCTCGCCCGGCGGCACGGCGCGGACCACGCGGTGGCCTCCGACGCCGACGCCGCGCGGACGATCCGCGAGCTCACCCGCGGGCTCGGCGCCGACGTCGTGCTCGACTGCGTCGGCGTCGACGCGACCCTCGCCCTCGGCGCCCAGGTCGCGCGTCCCCTCGGCGACCTCACGATCGTCGGCATCGGCGGCGGCAGCCTGCCGGTCTCGTTCTTCGGCGTGCCGTACGAGGTCAGCATCCAGACGATCTACTGGGGCTCGCGCTCCGAGCTCGTCGAGGTGCTCGACCTCGGCGCCCGCGGGCTGCTCCGGCCGCAGGTCACGAGGTACTCGCTCGACGAGGCGGCCGAGGCGTACCGCAAGCTCGCGGCGGGCGAGGTCGCAGGGCGCGCGGTCGTGACCCCGAACGCGTCCTGACCGCCTTCCCGCCGTGCGGTGCCCCGAGGCCGTGGCGGCCACCGCGGCGCACCTGGCCCGGCTGCAGGAGCAGTCGGGCCACCCGGCCGCCTGACCTGTCGGCATCCGGGAGCCCGCCTCCCCACCGCACGGGCTCCCGGGTGCGCGCCCGCCGCCGCTGCTCGGGGCGACGGCGGGCGCGCTGTCGGTATTCGGAGCCGGCGCTGGCGGGGATGCCCGCTGAGCGCCGTCCCTGCCCCCCGGTCGACGGCTACGGCCGGACGGCGCGGACGAGGTACTGCATCTGCAGCTCGTGGTGGTCCGCCACCCCGTGCGCCGAGTCCAGCGCGTAGATGGCCTCCAGCGGGGTCACGGTGACGTCCTCGAAGCCGGCCTGCTTGACGAGCAGGGCCGTGTCCTCGATGGAGCGCGAGGTGGCGAGCCGCAGCGCGGCAGCGACGGTCTCGTCGTAGAGCAGGGTGAACTCCGGGGTGCCCTCGTCCAGCCCGTCGGGGAACCACGTGGCGTCCACGACCGCGAGCACGCCGCCGGGCCGCAGGACGCGCTTCCAGTTGGCGAGCGCGGTCATCGGCTCGCGCAGGGTCCACATCACGTACCGGTTCGTGATCGCGTCGAAGCTCTCGTCCGGGTACGCCGGGGCGACGGCGTCCCCGAGCTCGATCCGGGGCGGGCTCGCCATGCGCCCGGCGTGCGCCCGCGCGACCTCGACCATGCCCTCGGCGAGGTCGGTCCCGACGACCCGGTGGCCCAGCTCGGCCAGCAGCGTCGACACGTAGCCGCTGCCGGTGCCGAGGTCGAGCACGTCCGCGGGGGCCGCCGGCAGCGCCGCGCAGAACGCCTCGGCCCAGGCCTTCCGGTCGGCCTCGTAGCGCTCGGGGCGCAGCTGATAGGCGTCGTAGGGGACGCTCCGCCCGCTCCAGTAGGCGTTGAGGTTGTCCTGGACGTGCGAAGCGCTGGTCATGCGATCTCCTGGAGTGCGGGGACGGAGAGCGTGTGCTGCGGCCGGAAGAGCAGGTGGAGCTCGCCGTCGACGTCGAGGCGGCGTACCTCCACCTCGTAGACGGGCTCGAGGACGGACGGGACGAGGACCTCGTCGGGGGTGCCGGCGGCGACGACCCGCCCCTTCTTCAGCAGGACGAGCTCGTGGCAGTAGCGGGCGGCGAGGTTGAGGTCGTGCAGCACGACGACCGCCGTGATCCCGAGCGAGCGCACCAGGTCGAGGATCTCGTGCTGGTAGCGGATGTCGAGGTGGTTGGTGGGCTCGTCGAGCAGCAGGTGCTCGGCCTGCTGGGCCAGGGCTCGGGCGAGCAGCACACGCTGCTTCTCGCCGCCGGAGAGGCCGACGAACGGCCGGTCGGCAAGGTGCGTCACCCCGACGCGGTGCAGCGCGTCGGCCACGATGGCCGTGTCCCTGCCCGAGGCCCGCTGGAAGGTCGACAGGTGCGGCGCCCGGCCCAGCATGACCATCTCCGAGACCAGGAGCGGCATGTCCCCGCCGTGCTCCTGGACGACGACGGCGAGCTTGGTCGCCGCCTCGCGCGTGGGCACCTTGCGCAGGTCGGTGCCGTCCAGCAGGACCGTGCCCTGCGACGGCTTCAACGAGGCGTAGAGGGTGCGCAGCAGCGTGGTCTTGCCGCTGCCGTTCGGCCCGATCAGGCCGAGCACCTGCCCCGGCTTCGCCGTCAGGCCGGCCCCCTCGAGGACCTCCGTGCGGCCGTACGCGAAGGAGACCCCGTCGGCGGAGATCACGAGGCGCTGCCGAAGCGGTCGACGATCGCCCGCAGCCCGTCGAGCGCCAGCGGCGACGGCGGCTCGGTGAAGTTGAACAGCTGCGTCATGACGTTGCCGTCCCGGACCGCGGCGAGGTTGCCGGCACCCGGCAGGTCGGTGACCGCCTTCTCGACGGCGGCCGGGTCGCCCTCGGAGTAGAGCAGGACCAGGACGTCGGGGTCCCGGCCGATGAGCTCCTCGAGCGTGACCTCGAAGACGCGCTCGTCGGTGTCGGCGAAGACGTTCTCGAAGCCGGCCGCCTCCAGCTGCGGGTGGGCCATGCTGCGCGTCCCGTAGGCGTACGTCGTGCCGCCGCCGACCGTCGGGTACAGCACCGCGGCCGTGCGACGCTCCCCTGCCGGGGTCTGCGAGGTCGCCTGCTCGACCTCCGCGCGGAAGGCGTCGGCCTTCTGCCGGGCGACGTCCTCGACGCCGAACACCTTGCCGTAAACCAGGAACTGCTCCTCCACGGACGCGAAGGAGGGGTCGGTGGGCGGCTCGGGGCAGAGCGCGGGCTCCTCGAGCAGCGGGATGCCGACGGCGGCGAGCGTCTCCCGGCTGAGGTTGTCGACCGACCCCATGACCAGGTCGGGCTCGAGGTCGAGGACCGCCTCCTTGGAGATCTGCAGGTGTCCGCTGCCGTCGATCTTGTCCGTGAGCAGCGGGACGTCCTCCAGCTCCGCCCACGTGGCGTCGTCGTAGTAGTCGCGGGCGAACGCGCCGGCGCGGGAGATGACCTTGCTCATGACGCCGAGCTCGTGCAGGTAGGGCACCGGCGAGCTCTTGAGCAGCACGACTCGCTCCGGCGCCTTCTCGAACGTGACCTCCTCGCCGCAGTTCTCGACCGTGAGCGGGAACGACCCGCTGCCGGCCGGGCTCCCCGCCGCCGAAGCGGGCGCGGCGGCAGGGGCGGCTGCCTCGTCGCCCGAGCCGCACGCGCTCAGCGTGAGGGCACCGGCGGCCAGGACGGCGGCCACCGCACGGTAGCGCCGGGAGCGGCTGATGCTCATCGTTCTCCTTCAGGTGTTCGCGTTCGTGCGACGTCAGGTGCAGGGCTCACACGCCCGGCGTGTGCAGCCGGCGCACGAGGATCAGGAGGAAGGGCGCGCCCACGAGGGCGGTGACGATGCCGATGGGGAGCTCCTGCGGCTGCAGCACGACGCGTGCGGCGATGTCGGCCCAGACGAGGAAGATCGCGCCCAGCAGTGCCGCGACCGGCAGGGCGCGGGCGTGCGCGGCGCCGATGATGCGGCGGGCGAAGTGCGGGACGACCAGCCCGACGAAGCCGATGCTTCCCGAGGCGGCGACGAGCACGCCGACGCACAGCGAGACCAGCAGCAGCAGCCGGGTGCGGAAGGCCGCCGGCGAGACGCCGAGCGACAGAGCGGTGTCGTCGCCGATAGCGAGCGCGTCCAGCCGCCGTCCCCACACCGTCAGCAGCCCCACGGTCAGCAGGACCACCGCCGCCACGACGGCGAGGGGGCCGTTCCAGGTCGCGAGCCCGAGCGAGCCGAGCAGCCAGAAGAGGACCGACCGCGCCCCCTCCGCAGAGTCGGACGCGAAGATCAGGAAGCTGGTGAGCGCATAGAGCGCGTAGCCGACGGCGACGCCGGCCAGCAGCAGGCGCACCGAGGTCACCCGGCCGGACGTGCGGGCCACCAGGAAGACCAGCGCGGACGCGGCGAGGGCCCCCAGGAAGGCGCTGCCCTGCAGGGCGTACTCGCCGAGGCCGGCGCCGAAGCCGAACAGGATCGCGCCGGCAGCACCGCTCGACGCCCCGGAGTTCACCCCGAGCAGGTACGGGTCGGCGAGCATGTTGCGCACCATCGCCTGCATCGCCGCGCCGCAGACCGCCAGCCCCGCGCCGACCAGCGCACCGAGCAGCACGCGGGGGAAGCGGACCTGCCAGACGATCGCGTCCTGCGACAGGGACCAGGTGCGCTCGCCGGGCAGCCCGAGCAGGTGGTGGCCGACGATCGAGGCCACCGTGCCCGGGCCGATGGCCACCGCCCCCGCGCCGACCCCGACGACCAGCGTGAGGACGAGCAGCGCGGTCAGGCCGGCCAGCCAGGCGACGAACCGGCGGCGCAGCCGGCGCAGCCCCAGGACGTCGCCGCCCGCGGCCACGCTCGCCGCCGCGGACGGCTCGGCGGCGAGGCTCACGAGGACTTGACCGCCACCAGCACCCGGTCCGAGTACCACTGCCACACCGTGTCGACCTCGGCGAAGCCGGCGTCGAGCAGGGCCGCGCGGTGCAGGGCGTACGACGTCGAGCCCTCGGGGCGGGCGACGTAGCGGCTCCGGGCGGCCTCGCGGCGCGCCTCGCGCTCCCGCGCTGCGGCCGCGAGCTCGGGACGGGCGAGCGCCTGCTCCCACCAGCCGTCCCAGTCCCCCGCGCCGCCCTCCACGAACGACTCGGCGTAGTCCGCCGCGTAGGCCTCGTCGGAGACCCGGGTGAGCGTCCCGGCGGCGGGGGCGTACGGCATCCCGTCGCCGTTGAGCAGGACGCCACCGGGCCGCAGCAGTCCGTGAGCGGCGGCATAGACCGCGTGCAGCGAGCCGGGGTCAAGCCAGTGCAGGGCCGTGGTGGAGACGACCGCGTCGAACCCGATGACGGGCAGCGAGCCGGCCCACCCCGGCTCGCGCAGGTCAGCGTCGACGAAGCGCAGCCGCTCCCCCCACACCGGGCCGTACGCTTCGGCGCCGATCGCGAGCAGCACCGGGTCGGCGTCCACCGCGACGCAGGCGGCCCCGGGCAGCGCCCGCAGCAGCCGGTCGGAGGTGGAGCCCGGACCGGCGCCGAGGTCGAGGACACGGGCCTGTGGCCCCGCGAGCCGCGCGACGACGTCGGCCATCACGGAGAAGCGCTCCTCGCGCCGGGGCAGGAAGCCCTGCTGCTGCTCGTCCCAGCTGCGCAGCAGCTCTGCGCTCCAGTCGGCCGCTGTGCCCTGCACGGCCGTCGCCCCGCTCACGTCGTCTCCCTCGCCTCGCCTGCAGTCCGAAGCCCGGGGCGCCAAGAGCTCTCCGGGCGACAGGCCGCCCCGGGTCCGGCACCCACCATGCCCTTACGTGCCCTCTTGATGCAACTGCGAGCTACTTGCAACAAGGTGAACAGCGAGCGAAACCCGCGGCCGCGCCGGCCACATGCGACGGAGTCGGGCAAGAGCTGCTTCGGAGGGGCGAGCGGGGCAGCCGGGGCATCGCCGACGGAGGCGTGCCCACCGGCTGCGCCCGGCTCGGGCGAGCGGCAGTTGATACCCCTGGGGGGTAGGGGTACAGTGGCGGTATGAGGCCCAGCCGACGGGACGAGGAGCACGAGATGACGACAGCGGCCCACGCCACGCCCGGCTACTCCGAGGACAAGGAAGCGCACCTCAAGCGACTGCGCCGCATCGAGGGGCAGGTCCGCGGGCTGCAGCGCCAGGTGGAGAACGACACCTACTGCATCGACGTCCTGACGCAGGTCTCGGCTGCGACCCGCGCGCTGGAGTCGTTCGCGCTGTCCCTGCTCGAGGAGCACCTGCACCACTGCGTCGCCGCGGCGCTGCAGAACGGGGGCGACGAGGCGGACGCGAAGGTCAAGGAGGCGTCCGCCGCCATCGCCCGCCTCGTCAAGTCCTGACCCGGCGACACGCACGTCCCGCCACCCGAGCACCGACCAGAGGAGCAGCACATGACCACCACCACCTACACCGTCACCGGGATGACCTGCGGCCACTGCGTGGGCGCGGTGACCGAGGAGATCAGCCGGCTGCGGGGGGTCACCGACGTCGCCGTCGACCTCAACCCCGGGGGCGCCTCGGTCGTCACCGTCACCTCGTCCGCCCCCCTGGACGAGCCGGCGGTCCGCGAGGCGGTCGACGAGGCCGGCTACGAGCTCACGGGAGCTGCACAGTGACCCCGCCCCGCCGGGAGCTGCCGCTGGGCGCTCGCCTCGGCGGCTTCGCGGCGGTGCTCGCGCTCGCCTTCGCCGGCGCGTACGGCGCCGGCACGGTGCTCGAGGACGGCGAGGCGGCAGCCGGGGCCACGCCGTCGTCCGACCCCAGCCCCGCGCACGGCCACGGCGGCGCACCCGGCACCGGCAGCACCTCCGGCGGGTACGCCCTGTCCCTGCCCAAGGGGTCGGTGCCGGCCGGGGCCACGGTCCCCCTCCAGTTCTCCGTCATCGGGCCCGACGGCACACCGGTGTCCGCCTTCGAGCTGCACGACGGCGCGGCGCTGCGCGTGCTCGTGCTCACCGACGACCTCGCCGACCCGCAGCGCCTCGAGCCGGTCCAGGGCGCCGGCGGCGGCTGGACCGCGCTGGTCGAGCTCGCGGACGCCGGGACGTACCGGCTCGTCGCCGACTTCGTCCCGGCCGAGGGGCCGTCGGCCGGGGCCCGCCAGACCGTGGGGGCCGACCTCGAGGCGCTCGCAGGCCCGGCGCCCGCCGCCCTGGGCCGGGCATCGACGACCGAGCGACCCCAGGAGACACCGTGACCGACACCCAGGTCGCCCGCGAGCAGAGCGTCGAGCTGCTCATCGGCGGCATGACCTGCGCCTCGTGCGCGAGCCGGATCGAGAAGAAGCTCAACCGGATGGACGGCGTCACCGCCTCGGTCAACTACGCCACGGAGAAGGCCAAGGTCACGTACGCCGAGGGGGTGCGCCCCGAGGACCTCGTCGCCACCGTGGAGAAGACCGGCTACACGGCCGAGCTGCCACCGCCACCGAGGAGCTCCGAGGCCGCAGCGGCCGCAGCGGCCGCCGCCGCCGCCGAGCCGGAGGCCGTTGACCTGCTCCGGCGCCGACTGGTGGCCACGGCGGCGCTCAGCCTCCCGGTCCTGCTGCTGTCGATGGTGCCCGCGCTGCAGTTCGACAACTGGCAGTGGGCCGCCCTGACCCTCGCGGCACCGGTCGCGGCCTGGGGGGCGTGGCCCTTCCACCGCGCGGCCTGGGTCAACCTCCGCCACGGCGCCGCCACCATGGACACCCTGATCTCCGTCGGCGTGCTGGCCGCTCTCGGCTGGTCGCTCTACGCCCTCTTCCTCGGCGACGCCGGTGCTCCCGGGATGCGGATGCCGTTCGACCTGTGGCCGGGCGGCGAGCACCGCGGGGACGAGATCTACCTCGAGGTCGCCTCGGTCGTCACCGTCTTCATCCTCGCCGGCCGCTACTTCGAAGCTCGCGCGAAGCGTCGTTCCGGGGACGCGCTTCGCGCTCTGCTCGAGCTCGGGGCCAAGGACGTCGCGGTGCTGCGCGACGGGGTGGAGCTGCGGGCCCCGATCGACCAGCTGTCGACGGGCGACGAGTTCATCGTGCGCCCCGGCGAGAAGCTCGCGACCGACGGGGTCGTGGTGGAGGGCACGTCGGCCGTCGACGCCTCGATGCTGACCGGCGAGCCGGTACCGGTCGAGGTCGGCCCCGGCGACGCGGTCGTCGGCGGCACCGTGAACGCGGGCGGCCGGCTCCTCGTACGCGCCACCCGGGTCGGCGCCGACACGCAGCTGGCGCGGATGGCCCGCCTGGTCGAGGAGGCGCAGAACGGCAAGGCCCAGGCCCAGCGGCTCGCGGACCGGGTGTCGGGCGTGTTCGTCCCGGTCGTCATCACCCTCGCGCTGGCCACGCTGGGGTTCTGGCTCGGCAGGGGCGAGGGGGCCGAGGCCGCCTTCACGGCGGCCGTCGCGGTGCTCATCATCGCCTGCCCGTGCGCCCTCGGGCTGGCCACGCCGACCGCGCTCCTGGTCGGCACCGGGCGCGGGGCCCAGCTCGGGATCCTCATCAAGGGCCCGGAGATGCTCGAGTCCACGCGCCGGGTCGACACCGTCGTGCTCGACAAGACCGGGACGGTCACCGAGGGCCGGATGGCCCTCGTCGAGGTCCTTCCGGTCGCCGGTCAGGATGCGGGCGAACTGCTCGCGGTGGCGGGCGCGCTCGAGGACTCCTCGGAGCACCCCGTCGGCCGGGCGATCGCGGGCGCCGCCAGAGAGCGAGCCGACGCGTTGTCCGCCGTGACCGGGTTCGCGAGCAGCGAGGGCCTGGGCGTGGCCGGCCTCGTGGAGGGGCGCTCGGTCGTGGTGGGCCGTCGGTCCTGGCTGGCGGAGGAGTGGTCCCAGCACGCGCCCGAGGGCCTCGCCCGGGCGGCCGACGCCGCCGCCGCGGAGGGGCGTACGACGGTCTGGGTCGGCTGGGACGGCGCCGTGCGCGGCGCGCTGGTCGTCGCGGACACCGTCAAGCCGACGTCCGCCGAGGCGGTCCGGCGCCTGCGGGAGCTCGGGCTGCGGCCGGTGCTGCTGACCGGGGACAACGAGCCGGCCGCGCGTGCGGTGGCCGCGCAGGTCGGGATCGCCGCGGACGACGTCGTCGCGCAGGTGCTCCCGGCCGGCAAGGTCGATGTCGTACGCCGGCTGCAGGGCGAGGGCAAGGTCGTCGCCATGGTCGGTGACGGGGTCAACGACGCCGCCGCCCTCGCCGCCGCCGACCTCGGCCTGGCGATGGGCACCGGCACCGATGTCGCGATCGAGGCCTCCGACGTCACCCTCGTCCGCGGCGACCTCACGGCCGCCGCCGACGCGATCCGGCTGGCGCGCCGGACGCTCGGCACCATCAAGGGCAACCTCTTCTGGGCGTTCGGCTACAACGTCGCCGCGCTCCCGCTCGCTGCGGCCGGCCTGCTCAACCCGTTGCTGGCCGGCGCCGCCATGGCGCTCAGCTCGGTGTTCGTGGTGTCGAACAGCCTGCGGCTGCGCAGGTTCCGCTGACCGGGCCGGCAGCCGGCCGGCGGTGCTGACCTCCGCCGCGCCAGGGGCACTTCCGCGGTGGCAGGACACCGCGGAAGTGCCCCTGGCATCGCGAAGGTCGCGCCCCGCGCTCAGAACATCGTCTCGCCGATGAAGCCCCCGTCCGCGCACCCCGGCGGGATGGCGAAGACGGCGGACCCGATGGGGATCGTCCACTCGTTGAGCAGGTCCAGCTCGGCCAGGCGCCGCTGCATGGGCACGAACTGGTGGTCCGGGTCGCGCTGGAACGAGGTGAAGATCAGCCCGTGCTGCGACACCGAGCCCGGCTCGACCAGTGCGTCGCCGGGCATGAGGTCGTAGTTGTAGCCGCGGCGGAAGATGCGCTGGCTGGTGTCGTCCATGCGGGCTCGGCGGATGTGGGCGTACTCCGCGATGCGGGGGAAGCCGATCGTGGTCTTCGCCTCGAAGTCGGGCTCGTCGTGCTCGGTACCCCCCGTGAGCGGCGCACCGGTACGCAGGGTGCGCCCCACCGCCTCCTCCCGGCCGCTCCGGTCGAGCCGGTCCCACTTGTCCATCTCGAGCGCGATGCGGCGGACCACCAGGCTGGTGCCGCCGGCCATCCACTCCGGCTCGCCGCGGTTCCACACGAGGTCGGCGAAGTCGGCCGTGCCCGGGACCGGGTTGGTCGTGCCGTCGACCTGCCCGAGCAGGTTGCGCATCGTGGTGCCCGGCATCTGCGAGGCGTGCGCCCGCCGGAAGCCGGTCTGCACCCACGTGACCTTCGCGAAGCTGCGCGCGTCCTTGAGCAGCATGCGCTGGGTGTGGCTCAGCGTGACCGGGTCGTCGGTCGCGATCTGCAGCAGCAGGTCGCCGCCGTTCCACCGCTCCTCCAACCGGTCGACGCCGAAGGGCGGCAGCGGCCGCAGCCAGGCCGGGGCGCCGCCCCTGGGACGGGCGCGCTCGACCAGGCGCGGCCCGAAGCCGAAGGTCACCGTCAGGCCGGCCGGGACCACGGCGAGCTCTGGCTCGGAGTCGGCGAGCGGGGAGAACCCCTGGGTCGCGCGGTGGGCGTCGTCGGTGAGGATGCGCAGCAGCCGCTGCAGGCCGTCCCGATCGACGTCGTCGTCGAGGGTGAGCGAGACCAGCGACTGGTGCGCCTGCGGTTTCATCTCCACGCCGGCCTGGTGCTCGCCGTGGAACGGCACCACGCGCCGTCCGTTCGCCGCGGGGTCCGCCGGGGCCGGAGGCTCCCCGATCGCGGCCCGGGCGTAGCTGCCGCCCACGGACACCGCCGCGCCGACGCCCGCGGCGGCGCCGCCGAGGAGGACCTGTCGTCGGCTCAGCCCGCTCCGCGGCTGCTCTTCCCCGCCGTCAGCTCGTGCCACGGGCGGTCAGGACTCCGCGTCCATGTCCATCGGGGCGCCCGACGTCGCCGCAGTGGGCGCCGGTGTGGAGGGCCCGCCCCCCATCTCCATCTCGCCGCCGGGCACGTAGCGCTCGTTGGCGCCCTGGTAGTCCTTGACCGGCACGGTGAAGGTGTAGTCGCTGCCGTTGGACAGCGTCAGGGTGAACTCGACCTCGTCCCCGGCCTGCAGGGCGCCGTTGAGGCTCATCAGCATGAGGTGGCTCGCCCCCGGCTGCAGGGCGTAGGTCGAGTGCGCCGGGATGACGAACCCGCCGGCCTTCTCCTGCATCATCATCTGGCCGTCGGCGCCCTCGACGGTCTCGTGCAGCTCGATCTCCGGGGACACGTCAGAAGTCGCGGCGGTCACGGTGACCTGCTCGTCGCTGTCGTTGCGGAGCACACCGAACCCGGCCGACATCCCGCTCTCGGCCGCCTTGACCCAGCCGTCCGACATCACCAGCGGGCTCGTCGCCGCGGCGTCCACGGCCCCCGTCGCGGCTGCGGCCACTCCGCCGCTCGTGCCGGAGTCCGAGGACCCGCAGCCGGTCGCGAGGACGAGCGGGAGGGCGAGCAGCAGGGCGGTCGTGCGGCGACGCACGTTCATGAACGGGCTCCTCAGGAGGCTGACGACGAGGCCCGGCCGTCGGCCGGGCGGCGGGAACGGGAGCGGGCGGCCGCGCCGAGGGCGGCGGCGACCAGCAGTCCGGCGAGCGCGCCGAGCAGGCCGTTGCGCAGCAGCCAGGAGCTCGCCGGGCCGGAGCCCGCCGCGACGGGCGCCGCGTCGACGAAGGCGACGGCGTCGTCCGCGGACTCCTCGACCGGCTCGTCACCTGACGCGACGACGGCCACCCTGGCCCCGCCCACGACCTCGCCGACGGCGAAGTCGAACGACTCGCTCAACGGTGAGCCGTCCTCGGACACGACCCGCCACCGGGCCTGGTACCACCCGTCGCCCATGCCGGGGTCGAGCCGCTGGGTGACGACCGAGCCGCGCACCACCGGCTCCCCGGCCGCCCAGTCACGGCCCGCGGGGTCCACGACCATCACCGTGGCCCCGACCTGCAGGGGCGTGCCGCCGAACCGGAGCGTGACGGCGTCCGGCGCGGCGACGAGGCGGGCGTCGCGCTCGGGGCTCTGCGCGACGACCTTGTCGTGCGCCGCGGCCGGCCCCGCGAGAGCCGGCAGGGCCGCGAGGACGAGGACGACGAGCAGCAGGCGCCTGACGTGCACGTCCCACCTCCGCTCGACTCCCGCGTGCATGTGCACTGCCCCGGTAGTCGGCCGGCGCGGCCCGGAAGTTCCCGGGTGTGACGCGCACGACCCGGTGGCCGGTCAGCGGCCGGCGCGGCTCACTGCGCGCCCGACGCCGCCCGGTCGTGCTCCTCGGGCAGCCGCAGCACCCGCTCGAGCAGCAGGCCGGCGACGACGACCAGGCCGGAGGCGACGGCGGCGAAGGCGGCGTCCCAGAGCCTGCGCCCGAACATGTCCGCATCCGGCACGAGGAACACCGCGTAGCCCGCGTAGCCACCGGTCAGCACGGCCCCGACGTGCGACGAGGCCTTCGCCAGGCCCACCAGCCGGGCGGCGGCGAGCGGGTCGACGGGGCGGGCGTGCGGCGCCCCGGCGAGGCGCCGGCGCCAGGCCAGCGCCGACACCCCGAGCCCGAGCGCCACCAGCAGCAGGCCGACGGGGAGCGTCCACGGCACCTCGAGCCACTGCTTCGCCAGCAGGTCGGTGCCGCGCGCGTCGAGCACCTGGAGCAGGGTCCAGGCCGCTGCGGCGCACACCAGCACGGCGGCCACGATCCACGCGATCGACGTCGGGCGGATGCTCGGGCGGGGGTCGCTCACGGCAGCACCAGCGCCAGGTCGTCGCGGCGGCGTACGCCCGCCCGCTCCTCGTCGGCGAGTGCGTGCAGCAGCGCGGACACCGGCCCGTGCCCGGGCAGCTGTGCGGAGGGGTCCGCGGCCGCCCACGGCGCGAGCACGAACGCGCGCTCGGCCGCCCGCGGGTGCGGCAGCGTCAGCTCGGGGCGGTCGGACACGACACCCTCGACGGAGACGATGTCGACGTCGAGAGTGCGCGCCCCCCACCGCTCGGAACGCTCCCGGCCGAACGCCGCCTCCACGCGCTGCGCCTGGGCGAGCAGCGCGTCGGGGGCGAGCGAGGTGTCGGCGAGCACGACGGCGTTGAGGTAGTCCGGCTGCGGCCCGGTGCCCGGGAGCACCAGCGCCACGGTCTCGTAGACGGGGCTGACCGCCCGGAGCACCGTCCCGGGCAGCGCGGCCAGGGCGTACGCCGCCCCCTGCAGCGCGGCCCGCCGGTCCCCGAGGTTCGCTCCGAGCGCCACGACGGCGCGGCGGACGCGGGACCGCTCGACGCGCACGACCACGTCGTCGAAGGGCAGCGGGATCGGCGCGGCCGGCTTGTGCACGGCGACCTGCACCCGCTCGACCAGCGGCCGGGCCAGGCACTCGGCGGCGATCCGCTCGGCGACGGTCTCGATGAGAGCCGCGGGCTCGCCCGCGACGACGGCGGCGGCGTCCTGCGCGACCTCGCCGTAGTTCACGGTCCGGGTGAGGTCGTCGCCGGCGGCAGCGGCGTGCAGGTCGAGGTGGAGCGTGACGTCCACGACGAACTCCTGGCCCAGCGTGCGCTCGGCGTCGAACACGCCGTGCCGGCCGAAGGCCCGCAGCCCGCG encodes:
- a CDS encoding NAD(P)-dependent alcohol dehydrogenase encodes the protein MRALRLMAWKSEPELVEVPDPAPGPGQVVVRVGGAGACHSDLHLMHDFEAGTVPWSPPFTLGHENAGWVQAVGDGVTGVRVGQPVAVYGPWGCGTCARCRMGMETLCENALQSPAPGGGGGLGVDGGMADLMLVPDARHLVPLPEGLEPATAAPLTDAGLTPYHAVRRSWPKLPPGSFAVVIGVGGLGHVAVQILKATTATTVIAVDRRPEALELARRHGADHAVASDADAARTIRELTRGLGADVVLDCVGVDATLALGAQVARPLGDLTIVGIGGGSLPVSFFGVPYEVSIQTIYWGSRSELVEVLDLGARGLLRPQVTRYSLDEAAEAYRKLAAGEVAGRAVVTPNAS
- a CDS encoding class I SAM-dependent methyltransferase; its protein translation is MTSASHVQDNLNAYWSGRSVPYDAYQLRPERYEADRKAWAEAFCAALPAAPADVLDLGTGSGYVSTLLAELGHRVVGTDLAEGMVEVARAHAGRMASPPRIELGDAVAPAYPDESFDAITNRYVMWTLREPMTALANWKRVLRPGGVLAVVDATWFPDGLDEGTPEFTLLYDETVAAALRLATSRSIEDTALLVKQAGFEDVTVTPLEAIYALDSAHGVADHHELQMQYLVRAVRP
- a CDS encoding ABC transporter ATP-binding protein, producing MISADGVSFAYGRTEVLEGAGLTAKPGQVLGLIGPNGSGKTTLLRTLYASLKPSQGTVLLDGTDLRKVPTREAATKLAVVVQEHGGDMPLLVSEMVMLGRAPHLSTFQRASGRDTAIVADALHRVGVTHLADRPFVGLSGGEKQRVLLARALAQQAEHLLLDEPTNHLDIRYQHEILDLVRSLGITAVVVLHDLNLAARYCHELVLLKKGRVVAAGTPDEVLVPSVLEPVYEVEVRRLDVDGELHLLFRPQHTLSVPALQEIA
- a CDS encoding ABC transporter substrate-binding protein encodes the protein MSISRSRRYRAVAAVLAAGALTLSACGSGDEAAAPAAAPASAAGSPAGSGSFPLTVENCGEEVTFEKAPERVVLLKSSPVPYLHELGVMSKVISRAGAFARDYYDDATWAELEDVPLLTDKIDGSGHLQISKEAVLDLEPDLVMGSVDNLSRETLAAVGIPLLEEPALCPEPPTDPSFASVEEQFLVYGKVFGVEDVARQKADAFRAEVEQATSQTPAGERRTAAVLYPTVGGGTTYAYGTRSMAHPQLEAAGFENVFADTDERVFEVTLEELIGRDPDVLVLLYSEGDPAAVEKAVTDLPGAGNLAAVRDGNVMTQLFNFTEPPSPLALDGLRAIVDRFGSAS
- a CDS encoding FecCD family ABC transporter permease yields the protein MSLAAEPSAAASVAAGGDVLGLRRLRRRFVAWLAGLTALLVLTLVVGVGAGAVAIGPGTVASIVGHHLLGLPGERTWSLSQDAIVWQVRFPRVLLGALVGAGLAVCGAAMQAMVRNMLADPYLLGVNSGASSGAAGAILFGFGAGLGEYALQGSAFLGALAASALVFLVARTSGRVTSVRLLLAGVAVGYALYALTSFLIFASDSAEGARSVLFWLLGSLGLATWNGPLAVVAAVVLLTVGLLTVWGRRLDALAIGDDTALSLGVSPAAFRTRLLLLVSLCVGVLVAASGSIGFVGLVVPHFARRIIGAAHARALPVAALLGAIFLVWADIAARVVLQPQELPIGIVTALVGAPFLLILVRRLHTPGV
- a CDS encoding class I SAM-dependent methyltransferase codes for the protein MSGATAVQGTAADWSAELLRSWDEQQQGFLPRREERFSVMADVVARLAGPQARVLDLGAGPGSTSDRLLRALPGAACVAVDADPVLLAIGAEAYGPVWGERLRFVDADLREPGWAGSLPVIGFDAVVSTTALHWLDPGSLHAVYAAAHGLLRPGGVLLNGDGMPYAPAAGTLTRVSDEAYAADYAESFVEGGAGDWDGWWEQALARPELAAAAREREARREAARSRYVARPEGSTSYALHRAALLDAGFAEVDTVWQWYSDRVLVAVKSS
- a CDS encoding metal-sensitive transcriptional regulator, whose amino-acid sequence is MRPSRRDEEHEMTTAAHATPGYSEDKEAHLKRLRRIEGQVRGLQRQVENDTYCIDVLTQVSAATRALESFALSLLEEHLHHCVAAALQNGGDEADAKVKEASAAIARLVKS
- a CDS encoding heavy-metal-associated domain-containing protein → MTTTTYTVTGMTCGHCVGAVTEEISRLRGVTDVAVDLNPGGASVVTVTSSAPLDEPAVREAVDEAGYELTGAAQ